The Verrucomicrobium spinosum DSM 4136 = JCM 18804 genome includes a region encoding these proteins:
- a CDS encoding LacI family DNA-binding transcriptional regulator, translated as MTSASEKCEPERPVTMEEVARAAGVSRSTVSRALINHPRLPAERCEAIQKLAGEMGYRRNAMVSALMADLKSHRQARTVNTLAYITAHPSREGWRYPNPSFVEYYEGARDRAAEQGYLLETFWIQDPAMEAGRFNKMLHTRHIRGVLIAPLPEPNGTLPLCWENHAAIAIGHTLLEPAVSRVVPNFYQGNLVTLEHLQARGARRIGFATDAKTHERVQLSWLAAYLVFQQRLPASRRLPPFICPDAEGAGMAEWMRAHRPDAVVGTQNQILSWMRAAGRGVNCPGGLVFASLNTGRSPEDPPGINQQSRLVGATGVDLVIGQIHRNEQGIPGQPMLTLVPGVWQGTLT; from the coding sequence GTGACTTCAGCCAGTGAAAAGTGTGAACCTGAACGCCCGGTGACCATGGAGGAGGTGGCCCGTGCGGCAGGCGTGTCCCGGTCCACGGTCTCGCGTGCCTTGATCAATCATCCCCGGCTTCCCGCAGAGCGATGTGAAGCCATCCAGAAGTTGGCGGGCGAAATGGGCTATCGTCGCAATGCCATGGTATCAGCCTTGATGGCGGACCTCAAATCCCACCGACAGGCTCGGACGGTCAATACGCTGGCCTACATTACGGCGCATCCGAGCCGTGAGGGGTGGCGGTACCCCAATCCGAGCTTCGTTGAGTACTATGAAGGCGCGCGTGATCGTGCGGCTGAACAGGGTTATTTGCTCGAAACCTTCTGGATTCAGGATCCGGCGATGGAGGCCGGGCGCTTCAACAAGATGCTGCATACCCGCCACATCAGGGGGGTATTGATTGCTCCGCTTCCCGAGCCAAACGGCACGTTGCCGCTATGTTGGGAGAATCATGCGGCCATTGCCATTGGGCACACGCTGCTGGAACCGGCCGTCTCCAGGGTGGTTCCCAACTTTTACCAGGGAAATCTGGTGACGCTGGAGCATCTGCAGGCTCGTGGTGCCCGGCGTATAGGGTTTGCCACGGATGCTAAAACCCATGAACGGGTGCAACTTTCATGGCTGGCGGCCTACCTCGTGTTTCAGCAACGGTTGCCGGCGAGCCGTCGGCTGCCGCCCTTTATCTGTCCCGATGCCGAAGGTGCTGGCATGGCTGAGTGGATGCGGGCTCATCGGCCCGATGCCGTGGTGGGGACTCAAAACCAGATTCTCAGCTGGATGCGAGCTGCTGGCAGGGGTGTTAACTGTCCTGGTGGACTTGTCTTCGCCAGTCTCAATACCGGGCGCTCTCCGGAGGATCCGCCAGGGATCAATCAACAATCGCGGCTTGTCGGGGCGACCGGGGTGGATTTGGTGATCGGCCAGATTCATCGAAATGAGCAGGGGATTCCCGGTCAGCCGATGCTCACTCTGGTGCCGGGAGTCTGGCAAGGCACGCTGACTTAG
- a CDS encoding DJ-1/PfpI family protein — translation MEKVLIIVGDATETVDTLYPFYRLIEGGYQPVVAAPEKRRYQMVMHEVRPGWTITKEWEGYTINADVTFAEIKAEEYAGIFFSGGRAPEYIREDQDLLKVTKYFFEKNLPIASVCHGVEIPARADCVRGRRMATVPKCQFDLEVCGGIFVNEACVVDGNLVSGRTFHDHGHYMGAWMKLLDEERNRRQATT, via the coding sequence ATGGAAAAAGTTCTCATCATTGTCGGCGATGCCACCGAGACGGTGGACACCCTCTACCCCTTCTACCGCCTGATCGAAGGCGGATACCAACCCGTCGTCGCCGCCCCTGAAAAGCGGCGCTACCAGATGGTGATGCATGAGGTGAGGCCTGGCTGGACCATCACCAAGGAATGGGAAGGCTACACCATCAACGCCGACGTGACCTTCGCCGAAATCAAGGCCGAGGAGTATGCTGGCATCTTCTTTAGCGGCGGTCGCGCTCCGGAGTATATTCGCGAGGACCAGGATCTGCTGAAAGTCACCAAGTACTTCTTTGAGAAGAATCTGCCCATCGCAAGCGTCTGCCATGGCGTGGAGATACCTGCCCGGGCCGATTGCGTTCGGGGGCGACGCATGGCCACGGTACCCAAGTGCCAGTTCGACCTGGAAGTCTGTGGCGGCATCTTCGTCAACGAAGCCTGCGTGGTGGACGGCAACCTTGTGAGCGGTCGCACCTTCCATGACCACGGCCACTACATGGGCGCCTGGATGAAGCTGTTGGATGAGGAACGGAATCGTCGCCAAGCGACCACCTAG